The candidate division WOR-3 bacterium region TAAGAAGCTACAATTTAACCCTTAAGGACATTCCCCTGGTTATTCAATACAACAAACGTGATCTTCCAAATATCATGCCGATCAGCGACCTGCAACTTCACATAAACCGCGACGGTTATACATACTTCGAGAGTGTCGCCATAAGAGGAATAGGCGTTTTCGACACATTGAAATCCATCTGTAAATTGACCGTTTTGAAACAGATGGAAAAACTTCCGCAGGTTTAGGTGTTGCACGTGCTGAGGGAATGGCACAAGATAATAATCACCCCGTAGTAAAGAAGAAGATAAAAAGGAGAACTTTATGTTGAGAACAAATGAAAAAAAATTGGTCATGATGTCGGTTCAGGGTAAAGTATGTAATCCCGGCGCCCGTAGAATGCACGGCGTCGACGCCCAGGGAAAGCCCTTTCATCTACCGGGTACAGGCGGAATCGTGTATAACATAAAGGTCGGAGATCCGGCGTTCGGCTGGGAAGCGGACCACATCGAGCCCTGCGTATCTTCGATCCTGGATGAAAAGAACAGATACGACAGTTCCAATACCGGTTATGTCTTCTACGCCTGCGTGGGCAATGAAGCGATAATCAAAACTGGCGACGCAAAAGGGAAAAAAGGAATCGTTACGGGCCATCACGGCGGTGCAGAACACGTGATGATCGACTTCCCGGATTCTGTCCTGGAAAAATTGACCCACGACGACAAGATAATGATCAAAGGCTATGGTCAAGGGCTTAAGCTCCTTGACTACCCGGATGTCGTGATCTACAATCTTGACCCGCGCCTCCTGCGTAAAATGGGGCTGAAAGCGGTCCGGGGAAAACTCCGGGTACCGGTGACGGCGAAGATCCCCGCCGAACTGATGGGTTCTGGAACCGGCAGCTTGATGATGACCGGCGGTGACTACGATATAATGACGACCGACAAAAAATTCATTAAAAAATATCAAATCGATAAGTTACGCTTCGGTGATTTCGTGGCTTTGATGAACCACGACAATGTATACGGAAGAAGTTTCCGCAAAGGAGCCGTGACAATCGGAATCGTCATCCATGGTGACTGCCGCTATGCAGGACACGGTCCTGGAGTTACTACACTGATGTCGGCGGCGAAACCGATTATCGAACCTGTCATAAACCCGAACGCCAATATCGCGAAGATAATGAAGATTGGAAGATTCAGAAAAAGATAGGTTAAAAAGCTCTACTTTTCCGCACCCGTCTCTCCAGCCGCCTCGG contains the following coding sequences:
- a CDS encoding DUF4438 domain-containing protein is translated as MLRTNEKKLVMMSVQGKVCNPGARRMHGVDAQGKPFHLPGTGGIVYNIKVGDPAFGWEADHIEPCVSSILDEKNRYDSSNTGYVFYACVGNEAIIKTGDAKGKKGIVTGHHGGAEHVMIDFPDSVLEKLTHDDKIMIKGYGQGLKLLDYPDVVIYNLDPRLLRKMGLKAVRGKLRVPVTAKIPAELMGSGTGSLMMTGGDYDIMTTDKKFIKKYQIDKLRFGDFVALMNHDNVYGRSFRKGAVTIGIVIHGDCRYAGHGPGVTTLMSAAKPIIEPVINPNANIAKIMKIGRFRKR